A stretch of Bordetella petrii DNA encodes these proteins:
- a CDS encoding phosphotransferase — MNAHGHHPPAQPEWLPALAAYLAAQGLGDAAGLRVRPLTGGQSNPTFLLEDAGGLRVLRKQPPGALLPSAHAVDREYRVMSALAGTAVPVPRMLHYCEDRGVIGTPFYLMSYAQGRVFMDPALPGLDPSERGAVYAEAGRVLAALHAVAPGEAGLGDYGRAGDYYARQVARWTRQYRDTETAAIPAMDALIDWLPRHLPADDGQVCLVHGDYRIDNLVFAADAPRAIALLDWELSTLGHPLADLAYHCMCWRIPPSLWRGIAGLDLAALGIPDEAAFVAAYCRARGIAAPANWDFYLAYSFFRIAAILQGVYARARAGNAAADDAREMGARVAPLAELGWQAAQRETARQP, encoded by the coding sequence GTGAACGCGCACGGCCATCATCCGCCAGCGCAGCCCGAGTGGCTGCCCGCGCTGGCGGCCTACCTGGCGGCGCAGGGGCTGGGCGACGCGGCCGGCCTGCGCGTCCGGCCGCTGACCGGCGGGCAGTCGAACCCCACCTTCCTGCTGGAAGATGCCGGCGGGCTGCGCGTGCTGCGCAAGCAGCCGCCCGGCGCGCTGCTGCCCTCGGCCCATGCGGTGGACCGCGAATACCGCGTGATGTCGGCCCTGGCCGGCACCGCGGTGCCGGTGCCGCGCATGCTGCACTACTGCGAAGACCGCGGCGTGATCGGCACGCCGTTCTACTTGATGAGCTATGCGCAGGGCCGCGTGTTCATGGACCCGGCCCTGCCGGGGCTGGACCCGTCCGAGCGCGGCGCCGTCTACGCCGAGGCGGGCCGGGTGCTGGCCGCGCTGCACGCGGTGGCGCCCGGCGAAGCCGGGCTGGGCGACTACGGCCGCGCCGGCGACTACTACGCGCGCCAGGTCGCCCGCTGGACCCGGCAGTACCGCGACACCGAGACCGCGGCAATTCCCGCCATGGACGCGCTGATCGACTGGCTGCCGCGGCACTTGCCGGCCGACGACGGCCAGGTCTGCCTGGTGCATGGCGACTACCGCATCGACAACCTGGTGTTCGCCGCCGACGCGCCCCGCGCCATCGCGCTGCTGGACTGGGAGCTGTCCACGCTGGGCCACCCGCTGGCCGACCTGGCCTATCACTGCATGTGCTGGCGCATCCCGCCCAGCCTGTGGCGCGGCATTGCCGGCCTGGACCTGGCGGCGCTGGGCATCCCCGACGAGGCCGCGTTCGTGGCCGCCTATTGCCGCGCGCGCGGTATCGCCGCGCCGGCCAACTGGGACTTCTACCTGGCCTACAGCTTCTTCCGCATCGCCGCCATCCTGCAGGGCGTGTACGCGCGCGCCCGGGCGGGCAACGCCGCCGCCGACGACGCCCGCGAAATGGGCGCGCGCGTGGCGCCCCTGGCCGAGCTGGGGTGGCAGGCCGCCCAGCGTGAAACCGCCCGCCAGCCCTAG
- a CDS encoding acyl-CoA dehydrogenase family protein, with translation MDFSLPPELEDYRSRVRRFVDQELIPLEADPGNFDAHENIAEAALEQARAKAREAGLWALQMPRERGGQGLPMVGLAACYEEMNRSIFGPVAFNAAAPDDGNMRVLAQVARPDQKDRWLQPIIDGKVRSSFVMTEPSPGSGSDPSMMRTTATRQSDKWIINGRKWFITGAGVARHFILIARTSDDARKGLSAFLFDAGQPGWRIERRIPIMGPEEHGGHCELIFDGLEIPDENRLMEIGDGLKLTQIRLGPARLTHCMRWLGLARRSMEVAVDYVGRRSSFGQKLAEREGVQWLLGDAAMQIEIGRLLTMRAAARLDQGDYARKEISMAKIVVSETLQKVVDTALQLNGARGYSKDTPLEWIYRYARQARLVDGASEVHKMVLARYLMDEGDAYWRWDDADAPRKALV, from the coding sequence ATGGACTTTTCTCTGCCCCCCGAGCTGGAGGACTACCGGAGCCGCGTGCGCCGCTTCGTCGACCAGGAACTGATCCCGCTGGAAGCCGACCCGGGCAATTTCGACGCCCATGAAAATATCGCCGAGGCCGCGCTGGAACAGGCACGCGCCAAGGCGCGCGAGGCGGGCCTGTGGGCCCTGCAGATGCCGCGCGAGCGCGGCGGCCAGGGCTTGCCCATGGTCGGCCTGGCCGCCTGCTACGAAGAAATGAACCGCTCGATCTTCGGGCCGGTGGCCTTCAACGCGGCCGCGCCCGACGACGGCAACATGCGCGTGCTGGCGCAGGTGGCCCGCCCCGACCAGAAAGACCGCTGGCTGCAGCCCATCATCGACGGCAAGGTCCGCTCGTCGTTCGTGATGACCGAGCCCAGCCCGGGCAGCGGCTCCGACCCGTCCATGATGCGCACCACGGCCACCCGCCAGAGCGACAAGTGGATCATCAACGGCCGCAAGTGGTTCATCACCGGAGCCGGCGTGGCGCGCCACTTCATCCTGATCGCCCGCACCTCGGACGACGCGCGCAAAGGGCTCAGCGCCTTTCTGTTCGATGCCGGCCAGCCGGGCTGGCGCATCGAGCGGCGCATTCCGATCATGGGGCCGGAAGAACACGGCGGCCATTGCGAACTGATTTTCGACGGCCTGGAAATCCCCGACGAAAACCGCCTGATGGAAATCGGCGACGGCCTGAAGCTGACGCAGATCCGCCTGGGCCCGGCGCGCCTGACGCACTGCATGCGCTGGCTGGGGCTGGCGCGCCGCTCCATGGAAGTGGCGGTCGACTACGTGGGGCGGCGCAGCAGCTTCGGCCAGAAACTGGCCGAGCGCGAAGGCGTGCAGTGGCTGCTGGGCGACGCTGCCATGCAGATCGAGATCGGCCGCCTGCTGACCATGCGCGCGGCGGCGCGGCTGGACCAGGGCGACTACGCTCGCAAAGAAATCTCCATGGCCAAGATCGTCGTGTCGGAAACCCTGCAGAAAGTGGTGGACACCGCGCTGCAGCTCAATGGCGCGCGCGGCTATTCGAAAGACACGCCGCTGGAATGGATCTACCGCTACGCCCGCCAGGCGCGCCTGGTCGACGGCGCATCGGAAGTGCACAAGATGGTGCTGGCGCGCTACCTGATGGACGAAGGCGACGCCTACTGGCGCTGGGACGACGCCGACGCGCCGCGCAAGGCCCTGGTATGA
- a CDS encoding SDR family NAD(P)-dependent oxidoreductase, whose product MFEDLKSKTALVTGAYSGLGRHFACLLAGAGARVALCGRRTELGREVAEAIGRQGGRACVVQMDVTRPDSVQAAIDAAAGELGPLDIVINNAGVALSEPALDISEQAWTDLIDVNLNGAWRVAQASARHFRAEGRPGAIVNIASILGQRVASHVAPYAAAKAGLLHLTRALALEWARHGIRVNALAPGYIATDLNREFFASPAGEALIKRVPQRRLGQPQDLDGPLLLLASDASAFMTGSVIDVDGGHLVSSL is encoded by the coding sequence ATGTTCGAAGACCTGAAGTCCAAGACCGCGCTGGTCACGGGCGCCTATAGCGGGCTGGGCCGGCACTTTGCCTGCCTGCTGGCGGGCGCCGGGGCGCGCGTGGCGCTGTGCGGGCGCCGCACCGAGCTGGGCCGCGAGGTGGCCGAGGCCATCGGCCGGCAGGGCGGCCGGGCCTGCGTGGTGCAAATGGACGTCACCCGGCCCGACAGCGTGCAGGCCGCCATCGACGCGGCCGCCGGCGAACTCGGCCCGCTGGACATCGTGATCAACAACGCGGGCGTCGCGCTCAGCGAGCCGGCGCTGGACATCTCCGAGCAGGCCTGGACCGATCTCATCGACGTCAACCTCAACGGCGCGTGGCGCGTGGCCCAGGCCAGCGCGCGCCATTTCCGCGCCGAAGGCCGGCCGGGCGCCATCGTCAATATCGCGTCGATCCTGGGACAGCGCGTGGCCTCGCACGTGGCGCCCTACGCGGCGGCCAAAGCCGGCCTGCTGCACCTGACGCGCGCGCTGGCGCTGGAATGGGCCCGCCACGGCATCCGCGTCAACGCCCTGGCGCCGGGCTATATCGCCACCGACCTGAATCGCGAGTTCTTTGCGTCCCCGGCGGGCGAAGCGCTGATCAAGCGCGTGCCGCAGCGCCGCCTGGGGCAGCCACAAGACCTGGACGGACCGCTGCTGCTGCTGGCCTCGGATGCGTCGGCATTCATGACGGGCTCGGTCATCGACGTCGACGGCGGCCACCTGGTCAGTTCGCTTTGA
- a CDS encoding AtuA-related protein, whose translation MRVSLRRVAHTRSGDKGNTSNIAVIAYEPAFYPYIKQAVTADALRTVYNEAAVRGAITRYEVDGLGVLNFVLEGALGGGVSRSLAIDNYGKALASAVLRLELEVPDALAPLLRGPKTD comes from the coding sequence ATGCGAGTCAGTTTGCGGCGCGTCGCGCACACCCGCTCGGGCGACAAGGGCAACACCTCGAACATTGCGGTGATCGCCTACGAGCCCGCGTTCTATCCGTACATCAAGCAGGCCGTCACGGCCGATGCGCTGCGCACGGTCTATAACGAAGCCGCGGTGCGCGGCGCCATCACGCGCTACGAGGTCGACGGCCTGGGCGTGCTGAACTTCGTGCTGGAAGGCGCCCTGGGCGGCGGCGTGTCGCGCAGCCTGGCGATCGACAACTATGGCAAGGCCCTGGCCAGCGCTGTGTTACGTTTGGAACTCGAGGTGCCCGATGCATTGGCACCGCTCCTGCGCGGACCAAAAACAGATTAA
- a CDS encoding acyclic terpene utilization AtuA family protein, translated as MNDKAGRLRIGSGAGWWGDRIDPARWNAERGALDFLCFETMAEATVSAAQVRKRRDPAFPGYDTWLDDRMRAVLPHCMANGTRIVSNQGWIHPLAAARRVAELCAEAGWKQARVAAVSATDLSASIAAGGLSIMESGAPVASVASTLISAEPYAGAEAIVRALDQGADIVITGRVADPSLFLAPMMHHFGWHADDWARLGQGSGIGHLLECGAQVTGGYFGDPGYKDVPEPWNLAFPYADVEADGTAEIGKVSGTGGCIDLRTVKEQMFYEVHDPARYITPDVVVDFTTARLEQAGPDRVRVGDISGHPRTDTLKVSMGCTEGYIGEDMFFFAGPGCLGKARLAETILRERLRLAGLQADDLRIDFIGVNAVHGAASAAPACEPAEIAVRIAARCATRAQAEKIGREVDGMAVCGLASTGKRVPHQDRVREVIGLWSTLVPRNSVQCAVEFV; from the coding sequence ATGAACGACAAAGCAGGCAGGCTGCGCATCGGCTCGGGCGCCGGCTGGTGGGGCGACCGCATCGACCCCGCGCGCTGGAACGCCGAGCGCGGCGCGCTGGATTTTCTGTGCTTCGAGACCATGGCCGAAGCCACCGTATCGGCCGCCCAGGTGCGCAAGCGCCGCGACCCGGCCTTTCCGGGCTACGACACGTGGCTGGACGACCGCATGCGCGCGGTGCTGCCGCACTGCATGGCCAACGGCACGCGCATTGTCTCGAACCAGGGCTGGATCCATCCGCTGGCCGCGGCGCGGCGCGTGGCCGAGCTGTGCGCCGAAGCCGGCTGGAAGCAGGCCCGGGTGGCCGCCGTCAGCGCCACCGACCTCAGCGCCAGCATCGCGGCCGGCGGGCTGTCCATCATGGAAAGCGGCGCGCCCGTGGCGTCGGTGGCCAGTACGCTGATCTCGGCCGAGCCCTACGCGGGCGCCGAGGCCATTGTGCGGGCGCTGGACCAGGGCGCCGACATCGTCATCACCGGCCGCGTAGCCGACCCGTCGCTGTTCCTGGCGCCGATGATGCACCACTTCGGCTGGCACGCCGACGACTGGGCGCGGCTGGGGCAGGGCAGCGGCATCGGCCACCTGCTGGAATGCGGCGCGCAGGTCACCGGCGGCTATTTCGGCGACCCCGGCTACAAAGACGTGCCCGAGCCCTGGAACCTGGCCTTTCCGTATGCCGACGTCGAGGCGGACGGTACGGCCGAGATCGGCAAGGTCAGCGGCACCGGCGGCTGCATCGATCTGCGCACGGTAAAGGAACAGATGTTCTACGAGGTGCACGACCCGGCCCGCTACATCACGCCCGACGTGGTGGTGGACTTCACCACCGCGCGCCTGGAACAGGCGGGGCCCGACCGGGTGCGCGTCGGCGACATCTCGGGCCACCCGCGCACCGATACGCTGAAGGTTTCCATGGGCTGCACCGAGGGCTACATTGGCGAAGACATGTTCTTCTTCGCCGGCCCGGGCTGCCTGGGCAAGGCCCGGCTGGCCGAGACCATTCTGCGCGAGCGGCTGCGCCTGGCCGGGCTGCAGGCCGACGACCTGCGCATCGACTTCATCGGCGTCAACGCGGTGCACGGCGCCGCGTCGGCCGCGCCGGCCTGCGAGCCGGCCGAGATCGCCGTGCGCATCGCGGCGCGTTGCGCCACCCGCGCGCAGGCCGAGAAAATCGGCCGCGAAGTCGACGGCATGGCGGTCTGCGGCCTGGCCTCCACCGGCAAGCGCGTGCCCCACCAGGACCGGGTGCGCGAAGTGATCGGCCTGTGGTCCACCCTGGTGCCGCGCAACTCGGTGCAATGCGCCGTCGAATTCGTCTAG
- a CDS encoding Bug family tripartite tricarboxylate transporter substrate binding protein, with amino-acid sequence MRGYAILLAAGLALPIAPAAHAQAAPAWPARPITLIVPFPPGGTTDLLARLVAHAAGSRLGQNVVVENRPGAGGGIGAAAVARAQPDGYTLVMGTLGTQVTNQFIYKQVPYDPARDFAPVTLVANSPNVLLASPGLGIATVAQLIEQARRKPGQLNFASTSLGGSPHLSGELFNSMAKVDIRHVPYKGSAPAMTGLLGGQVQIMYDNLPSAMGQIRAGAVRALAVTTSARVPLLPDVPTVAEAGLPGYEVNAWFGLLAPAGTPAAVVARIQSAVAEALAEPGTRRQVENLGAIPVAGTPQAFGATIRADTEKWRQVIAKAGIQPQ; translated from the coding sequence ATGCGTGGATACGCGATTCTTCTTGCCGCCGGCCTGGCGCTGCCGATAGCGCCCGCGGCGCACGCCCAGGCGGCGCCGGCGTGGCCCGCCCGCCCCATCACGCTGATCGTGCCGTTTCCGCCCGGCGGCACCACCGACCTGCTGGCGCGCCTGGTCGCGCATGCCGCCGGCAGCCGCCTGGGCCAGAACGTGGTGGTGGAAAACCGCCCCGGCGCGGGCGGCGGCATCGGGGCGGCCGCCGTGGCGCGGGCGCAGCCCGACGGCTACACGCTGGTCATGGGCACCCTGGGCACCCAGGTCACCAACCAGTTCATCTACAAGCAGGTGCCGTACGACCCGGCGCGCGATTTCGCGCCGGTAACGCTGGTGGCCAACTCCCCCAACGTGCTGTTGGCCAGCCCCGGGCTGGGCATTGCCACGGTGGCACAGCTGATCGAACAGGCGCGCCGCAAGCCGGGCCAGCTGAACTTTGCCTCGACCAGCCTGGGCGGCTCGCCGCACCTGTCGGGCGAGCTGTTCAACAGCATGGCCAAGGTGGACATCCGCCACGTACCGTACAAGGGCTCGGCGCCCGCCATGACCGGCCTGCTGGGCGGCCAGGTGCAGATCATGTACGACAACCTGCCTTCGGCCATGGGGCAGATCCGCGCCGGCGCCGTCCGGGCGCTGGCGGTGACCACCAGCGCCCGCGTGCCCCTGCTGCCCGACGTGCCCACCGTGGCCGAGGCCGGCTTGCCGGGCTATGAAGTCAATGCGTGGTTCGGCCTGCTGGCGCCGGCCGGCACGCCGGCCGCCGTGGTGGCGCGCATCCAGTCGGCCGTGGCCGAGGCGCTGGCCGAGCCCGGCACGCGCCGCCAGGTCGAGAACCTGGGCGCGATCCCGGTGGCGGGCACGCCGCAGGCCTTCGGCGCCACCATCCGCGCCGACACCGAAAAATGGCGCCAGGTCATCGCCAAGGCGGGCATCCAGCCGCAATAA
- a CDS encoding acetate--CoA ligase family protein encodes MAFASPPRDGLDRLLDPASIAIVGASDNPDKIGGRPIYYMRRHGYAGTLYPINPQRAEVQGERAWPSLDALPAAPDLAIVAVAGQQAVQAVDRCAELGVAAAIVISAGFSETGDAGRALQDAMTARARAAGMRIVGPNSQGLANFGNGAIASFSTMFLEVAPADGPVAVLSQSGGMGAMVYGLLRQRGLGVRHVHATGNEADVTVAELACAVLRDPEVRIVLLYLESLQDAGALADAAALARERGVPLIAVKAGRSEAGARAAASHTGAMANEDRAVDAYFERHAILRARDPQELVRFAELALRGPLPQGPRVVAVSNSGASCVLASDAAVERGLQVAPLAEATQRQLDSLLPGFASTVNPVDITAALLSNNGLFGQVLPVIAADPAADMFLIDIPVAGRGYDVATFAADTASFAAAAARPVAVVAWQDNVAAAFRARGVAVYADEQQAADALAALYRLHRWHSRPPVTWPDPAPCSLPPSRQQFLSEAQSLALLASQGLAVAGHARCADADAAVAAWRAIGAPVALKACSARLPHKSEHGLVALGLDDEQALRAALARQAQALARLGVDDAEWIVARMHAGLHECALGMRHDPVFGPVVMVGSGGKYVEAMQDVALLLPPFSADEVIDKLRGLRIGTLLAGVRGDPPADAQALAEQAVLLGRCALAAGGRLASIDVNPVLVGAQGQGAVAVDALVELAAPDAPPAA; translated from the coding sequence ATGGCATTTGCATCCCCCCCGCGCGACGGCCTGGACCGGCTGCTCGATCCGGCCTCGATCGCCATCGTCGGCGCGTCCGACAATCCCGACAAGATCGGCGGGCGGCCCATTTACTACATGCGGCGGCACGGCTACGCGGGCACGCTGTACCCCATCAACCCGCAACGCGCCGAAGTGCAGGGCGAACGCGCCTGGCCCAGCCTGGATGCGCTGCCCGCGGCGCCCGACCTGGCCATCGTGGCCGTGGCGGGCCAGCAGGCCGTGCAGGCGGTGGACCGCTGCGCCGAGCTGGGCGTGGCCGCCGCCATCGTGATCTCGGCCGGGTTTTCTGAAACCGGCGATGCCGGCAGGGCGCTGCAGGACGCCATGACGGCGCGCGCGCGCGCGGCCGGCATGCGCATCGTGGGGCCCAACTCGCAAGGCCTGGCCAACTTCGGCAACGGCGCCATCGCCAGCTTCTCGACCATGTTCCTGGAAGTGGCGCCGGCCGATGGCCCGGTGGCGGTGCTGAGCCAGAGCGGCGGCATGGGCGCGATGGTGTACGGCCTGCTGCGCCAGCGCGGCCTGGGCGTGCGCCACGTGCACGCCACCGGCAACGAGGCCGACGTCACGGTGGCGGAACTGGCCTGCGCGGTGCTGCGCGATCCGGAAGTGCGCATCGTGCTGCTGTACCTGGAATCGCTGCAGGATGCGGGCGCGCTGGCCGATGCGGCGGCGCTGGCGCGCGAGCGCGGCGTGCCGCTGATCGCGGTGAAGGCGGGCCGCTCGGAAGCCGGCGCGCGCGCGGCCGCGTCGCACACCGGCGCCATGGCCAATGAAGACCGGGCGGTGGACGCGTATTTCGAGCGCCATGCCATTCTGCGCGCGCGCGATCCGCAAGAGCTGGTGCGCTTCGCCGAGCTGGCGCTGCGCGGCCCCCTGCCGCAAGGGCCGCGCGTGGTGGCAGTCAGCAATTCGGGCGCCAGCTGCGTGCTGGCCTCGGACGCCGCGGTCGAACGCGGCCTGCAGGTCGCGCCGCTGGCCGAGGCCACGCAGCGGCAACTGGACAGCCTGCTGCCCGGCTTCGCCTCTACCGTCAATCCCGTGGATATCACGGCGGCGCTGCTGTCGAACAACGGACTGTTCGGGCAAGTGCTGCCGGTGATCGCCGCGGACCCGGCCGCCGACATGTTCCTGATCGATATTCCGGTGGCCGGGCGCGGCTATGACGTGGCCACCTTCGCGGCCGACACGGCCAGCTTCGCCGCCGCGGCGGCCCGGCCGGTGGCGGTGGTGGCATGGCAGGACAACGTGGCGGCGGCATTCCGCGCGCGCGGCGTGGCCGTCTATGCCGACGAACAGCAGGCGGCCGACGCGCTGGCCGCCCTGTATCGCCTGCACCGCTGGCACAGCCGCCCGCCCGTAACCTGGCCGGACCCGGCGCCGTGCAGCCTGCCGCCCTCGCGGCAGCAGTTTCTGTCCGAGGCGCAAAGCCTGGCGCTGCTGGCCAGCCAGGGCCTGGCGGTGGCCGGGCATGCCCGCTGCGCCGATGCCGACGCCGCCGTGGCCGCCTGGCGCGCCATCGGCGCGCCGGTGGCGCTGAAGGCCTGCTCGGCGCGCCTGCCCCACAAATCCGAACACGGCCTGGTGGCGCTGGGCCTGGACGACGAGCAGGCGCTGCGCGCCGCGCTGGCCCGGCAGGCGCAGGCGCTGGCCAGGCTGGGCGTGGACGACGCGGAATGGATCGTGGCGCGCATGCACGCCGGGCTGCACGAGTGCGCCCTGGGCATGCGCCACGACCCGGTGTTCGGGCCCGTGGTCATGGTGGGCAGCGGCGGCAAGTACGTCGAGGCCATGCAGGACGTGGCGCTGCTGCTGCCGCCCTTCAGCGCCGACGAGGTCATCGACAAACTGCGGGGCCTGCGCATCGGCACGCTGCTGGCCGGCGTGCGCGGCGATCCGCCCGCCGATGCGCAAGCGCTGGCCGAACAGGCGGTATTGCTGGGGCGTTGCGCGCTGGCGGCCGGCGGCCGCCTGGCGTCCATAGACGTCAACCCGGTGCTGGTGGGCGCGCAAGGCCAGGGCGCAGTGGCGGTGGACGCCCTGGTCGAGCTGGCCGCGCCAGACGCGCCTCCCGCCGCCTGA
- a CDS encoding tripartite tricarboxylate transporter substrate binding protein → MPAITTWRAALAAFALAAHAAAAAAAWPDKPVTLVVPYPPGGPTDIVARSVAQGLGDELGQTVIVDNRSGAGGNIGADLVAKSAPDGYTLLLATTAHAINMSLFKNLGYDTRKSFAPISLLTKGPLVIVTRPDLPAKNVGELIALAKASPGKLTFASSGNGQSTHLSAELFNTMAGIRMVHVPYRGSAPAMTDVMGGQADIMFNTMLSSMPYVKDGKLRALAVTSAARSPAAPDVPTVAESGLDGYEATAWNGLMAPAGTPEAVVQKLSAALRKVLGRPDLQKQFAQQGFDADWMTPAEYGQFLDNEIRKWAEVVKVSGATVN, encoded by the coding sequence ATGCCTGCAATCACTACCTGGCGCGCCGCCCTGGCCGCTTTCGCCCTGGCGGCCCACGCCGCGGCCGCCGCCGCGGCGTGGCCGGACAAGCCCGTTACCCTGGTGGTGCCCTATCCGCCGGGCGGCCCCACCGACATCGTCGCGCGCTCTGTAGCGCAAGGGCTGGGCGACGAACTCGGCCAGACGGTCATCGTCGACAACCGCTCGGGCGCGGGCGGCAATATCGGTGCCGACCTGGTGGCCAAGAGCGCGCCCGATGGCTACACCCTGCTGCTGGCCACCACGGCGCACGCCATCAACATGTCGCTGTTCAAGAACCTGGGCTATGACACGCGCAAGAGCTTCGCGCCGATCTCGCTGCTGACCAAGGGCCCGCTGGTGATCGTGACGCGCCCCGACCTGCCCGCCAAGAACGTGGGCGAGCTGATCGCGCTGGCCAAGGCGTCGCCCGGCAAGCTGACCTTCGCCTCGTCGGGCAACGGGCAGTCCACGCACCTGTCGGCCGAGCTGTTCAACACCATGGCCGGCATCCGCATGGTGCACGTGCCGTACCGCGGTAGCGCGCCGGCCATGACCGACGTGATGGGCGGCCAGGCCGACATCATGTTCAACACCATGCTGTCGTCCATGCCCTACGTGAAAGACGGCAAGCTGCGCGCGCTGGCCGTCACCAGCGCCGCGCGTTCGCCCGCCGCGCCCGACGTGCCCACCGTGGCCGAGTCCGGCCTGGACGGCTACGAGGCCACGGCCTGGAACGGCCTGATGGCGCCGGCCGGCACGCCCGAGGCCGTGGTGCAGAAACTGAGCGCGGCGCTGCGCAAAGTGCTCGGCCGCCCCGACCTGCAGAAGCAATTCGCGCAACAGGGCTTCGACGCCGACTGGATGACGCCGGCCGAGTACGGGCAGTTCCTGGACAACGAAATCCGCAAATGGGCGGAAGTGGTCAAGGTCTCCGGCGCCACCGTCAATTGA
- a CDS encoding Zn-ribbon domain-containing OB-fold protein, giving the protein MNPATHARHPLDLQRCDGCGAWWALRPYACAACGGTALRWRRAAGAGVVIARSEVHRAPDPQWRALAPYVLVLVRLREDVTLMGHADAGIAIGQAVSGRAAELNGRTLLKFEACRPP; this is encoded by the coding sequence ATGAACCCGGCCACGCACGCCCGGCACCCTCTCGACCTGCAGCGCTGCGACGGCTGCGGCGCCTGGTGGGCCTTGCGCCCCTACGCCTGCGCGGCCTGCGGCGGCACGGCATTGCGCTGGCGCCGCGCCGCGGGCGCTGGCGTGGTGATCGCCCGCAGCGAAGTGCACCGCGCGCCCGACCCGCAGTGGCGCGCGCTGGCGCCCTATGTGCTGGTGCTGGTGCGCCTGCGGGAAGACGTGACGCTGATGGGGCATGCCGACGCCGGCATCGCCATCGGCCAGGCGGTCAGCGGCCGCGCGGCCGAGCTGAACGGCCGGACGCTGCTCAAGTTCGAGGCGTGCCGCCCGCCTTGA
- a CDS encoding thiolase family protein: MPDRDHRRAYVQAAATTRFGRHEGASALDLMAEAANSALAQSGLARADIDGVLCGYATTFPHLMLGTLLSEKLGLDPCYAHGMQMGGATGAAMVMLARELLRAGTCRRILVVAGENRLTGQAVDTSIQTLAQVGEADTEVPNGASVPAYYALLASAYMHRTGTDRDAMAGFAALMRHNAAGHPHAHLREPITVEQVLASRPIATPLHLLDCCPISDGAAALVLSADEGPVRVAGGGQAHRHQHLSAMRDVLDTGAARACARALAEARVDAGQIDYLAIYDSFTITLIMLLEELGYAPRGGAGARLRRGDFAAAGPLPLNTHGGLLSFGHSGVAGGLAHVVEACNQLAGRAGERQIAPRRRALVHADGGVLSAHVSLVLQAEGAA; encoded by the coding sequence ATGCCTGACCGCGATCACCGGCGCGCCTATGTGCAGGCCGCGGCCACCACGCGCTTCGGCCGCCACGAGGGCGCGAGCGCGCTGGACCTGATGGCCGAGGCGGCCAACAGCGCCCTGGCGCAGTCGGGCCTGGCGCGCGCCGACATCGATGGCGTGCTGTGCGGCTATGCCACCACCTTTCCGCACCTGATGCTGGGCACGCTGCTCAGCGAGAAACTGGGCCTGGACCCCTGCTATGCCCACGGCATGCAGATGGGCGGGGCCACCGGCGCGGCCATGGTCATGCTGGCGCGCGAACTGCTGCGCGCCGGCACCTGCCGGCGCATCCTGGTGGTGGCCGGCGAAAACCGCCTGACCGGCCAGGCGGTCGACACCTCCATCCAGACGCTGGCGCAGGTGGGCGAGGCCGATACCGAAGTGCCCAACGGCGCCTCGGTGCCCGCCTACTACGCGCTGCTGGCCTCGGCCTACATGCACCGCACCGGCACCGACCGCGACGCCATGGCCGGCTTCGCCGCGCTGATGCGCCACAACGCCGCCGGCCACCCGCATGCGCATCTGCGCGAACCCATCACGGTCGAGCAGGTGCTGGCCTCGCGGCCGATTGCCACGCCGCTGCATCTGCTGGACTGCTGCCCCATCTCGGACGGCGCGGCGGCCCTGGTGCTCAGCGCCGACGAAGGCCCGGTGCGGGTCGCCGGCGGCGGCCAGGCGCACCGCCACCAGCACCTGTCGGCCATGCGCGACGTGCTGGATACCGGCGCCGCGCGCGCCTGCGCCCGCGCCCTGGCCGAGGCGCGGGTGGACGCCGGCCAGATCGACTATCTGGCGATCTACGACTCGTTCACCATCACTCTGATCATGCTGCTGGAAGAACTGGGCTACGCGCCGCGCGGCGGCGCGGGAGCGCGGCTGCGGCGCGGCGACTTCGCGGCCGCCGGCCCCTTGCCCCTGAACACCCATGGCGGCCTGCTGTCGTTCGGCCATTCCGGCGTGGCCGGCGGGCTGGCCCACGTGGTCGAGGCCTGCAACCAGCTGGCGGGCCGCGCCGGCGAACGCCAGATCGCGCCGCGCCGCCGCGCGCTGGTGCATGCCGACGGCGGCGTGCTGTCCGCGCACGTCAGCCTGGTGCTGCAAGCCGAGGGCGCGGCATGA